From a region of the Actinopolymorpha singaporensis genome:
- a CDS encoding carbohydrate ABC transporter permease, whose protein sequence is MSAVTEPSTTGGTAQSTGRGRRRGIRGTSLAYWLFVGPFLVGLLVFGYVPIVWSLFLSFFDARNTVTPTDFVGLRNYVDMLTDPNFLSSLVTFTVFAVFIVPLTFALSLGLALLVNGVRVARAFFRSVFFLPTACSYVVASLIWKLSIFNGVRFGLANTVLSWFGIDNIAWLSSVDPPWYWIPLVTVRLWLQLGFYMILFIAGLQRIPTDLYEAAYVDGAKPGWQVFRHITFPQLRATSIAVLLLNLIAAYQAFDEFYNLVGNVNYARPPLVYLYGVSLSSIQDLGRGSAGALILAAIIMVLTLVQSRIFGFGKAD, encoded by the coding sequence ATGAGTGCCGTCACCGAGCCGTCCACCACGGGCGGCACCGCCCAGTCCACAGGCAGGGGGAGGCGCCGCGGTATTCGCGGCACCTCCCTCGCCTACTGGCTCTTCGTCGGCCCGTTCCTCGTCGGCCTGCTCGTCTTCGGCTACGTGCCGATCGTGTGGAGCCTGTTCCTCAGCTTCTTCGACGCCCGCAACACGGTCACGCCGACCGACTTCGTGGGGCTGCGCAACTACGTCGACATGCTGACGGACCCGAACTTCCTGTCCAGCCTGGTCACGTTCACCGTGTTCGCGGTGTTCATCGTGCCCCTGACGTTCGCGTTGTCCCTCGGGCTGGCGCTCCTGGTCAACGGTGTGAGGGTGGCACGGGCGTTCTTCCGTTCGGTGTTCTTCCTGCCCACCGCGTGTTCGTACGTCGTGGCCTCGCTGATCTGGAAGCTGTCCATCTTCAACGGCGTGCGGTTCGGCCTGGCCAACACCGTGCTGAGCTGGTTCGGGATCGACAACATCGCCTGGCTGAGCTCCGTCGACCCGCCGTGGTACTGGATTCCGCTGGTGACCGTGCGGCTGTGGCTGCAGCTCGGCTTCTACATGATCCTGTTCATCGCGGGCCTGCAGCGCATCCCGACCGACCTCTACGAGGCGGCCTACGTCGACGGCGCCAAGCCGGGCTGGCAGGTGTTCCGCCACATCACGTTCCCGCAGTTGCGGGCCACCTCGATCGCGGTGCTGCTGCTGAACCTCATCGCGGCCTACCAGGCTTTCGACGAGTTCTACAACCTCGTCGGCAACGTCAACTACGCCCGGCCGCCGCTGGTGTACCTGTACGGCGTCTCGCTGAGCTCCATCCAGGATCTCGGCCGGGGCAGTGCCGGCGCGCTCATCCTGGCGGCGATCATCATGGTGCTCACGCTGGTGCAGAGCAGGATCTTCGGATTCGGTAAGGCGGACTGA
- a CDS encoding zinc-dependent alcohol dehydrogenase has protein sequence MRAAVYTGDPTLIVEDRDRVPPGPGEVEIEVAYAGICGTDLHIRHGAMDHRVPARAVLGHESSGRIASVGEGVTNRQVGDPVTVMPLRWCGICAACRAGHTHVCQTLKVIGVDIPGAMQGSWTVPEDVVVGLPADLPLDVAALVEPTAVAVHDVRRSGLAAGEKAVVVGGGPIGVLIARVAQAQGSEVVLLELDPHRQATAEGLGLTVVDPSRTDVAAYVADWTSGAGVPVSFEVSGAPAGVRTATDVLGVRGAMVVVAIHSEPRLVDLNQVFLRELSVLGTRVYTRDDFEYAVRLVADRQVPAKELISRVVPLSGASAAFDALESGGGVMKVLIDCQDAS, from the coding sequence ATGCGCGCGGCCGTGTACACCGGTGACCCGACCCTGATCGTCGAGGACCGCGATCGGGTACCGCCCGGGCCGGGCGAGGTCGAGATCGAGGTGGCGTACGCGGGTATCTGCGGCACCGACCTGCACATCCGGCACGGTGCGATGGACCACCGGGTGCCGGCCAGGGCGGTGCTCGGCCACGAGTCGTCCGGCCGGATCGCCTCGGTGGGAGAGGGGGTCACGAACCGCCAGGTCGGCGACCCGGTGACAGTGATGCCGCTGCGCTGGTGCGGCATCTGCGCCGCGTGCCGGGCCGGCCACACCCACGTGTGCCAGACGCTGAAGGTCATCGGTGTCGACATCCCGGGCGCCATGCAGGGGAGCTGGACGGTCCCGGAGGACGTCGTGGTCGGGCTGCCCGCCGACCTCCCGCTGGACGTGGCCGCCCTGGTGGAGCCGACCGCGGTCGCGGTGCACGACGTACGCCGGTCCGGCCTCGCCGCCGGTGAGAAGGCGGTCGTCGTGGGCGGCGGGCCGATCGGGGTGCTCATCGCCCGGGTGGCGCAGGCGCAGGGGAGCGAGGTCGTCCTCCTCGAACTCGACCCGCACCGCCAGGCGACGGCCGAGGGCCTCGGCCTCACCGTCGTCGATCCGAGCCGCACCGACGTCGCTGCGTATGTCGCGGACTGGACCTCGGGCGCGGGCGTTCCCGTCTCGTTCGAGGTGTCCGGAGCGCCGGCCGGCGTACGGACCGCCACCGACGTGCTCGGCGTACGCGGCGCGATGGTGGTCGTGGCCATCCACTCCGAGCCGCGCCTGGTCGATCTCAACCAGGTCTTCCTGCGGGAGCTTTCCGTCCTCGGCACCCGCGTCTACACCCGGGACGACTTCGAGTACGCCGTACGGCTGGTCGCCGACCGGCAGGTGCCGGCGAAGGAGCTGATCTCGCGGGTGGTCCCGCTGTCCGGCGCGAGTGCGGCGTTCGACGCGCTGGAGTCCGGCGGCGGCGTGATGAAGGTCCTGATCGACTGCCAGGACGCCTCGTGA
- a CDS encoding nuclear transport factor 2 family protein, with protein MTDLPRELTPRRAFERFRRSVLAGTTDDAGDQAEDVVVEWPFNPPGRPRRLQGRSELEALTRAGRAALPMRIEDVPVVAIHDSLDPEVAIVEYELAGTLNATGERVSGAALLLLRVRDGRVVHVREYQDVVAMAQAFGQYDELLAAVKAAAGSAPADPADAACTGADDGDPPDTGPRAVFARYQQAVLANSADAMADLFAVDGVQDFPFRLPGIPERLEGREAVRSWLSRTAGQSIRFEAYRDVTVHDTTDPEVIVVEHAIDCTHVGTGRPLRMSYVYVLRARDGQITLLRDYANLLPALAARLVDA; from the coding sequence ATGACCGATCTGCCCCGTGAGCTGACCCCTCGACGCGCCTTCGAGCGGTTCCGTCGTTCCGTCCTGGCCGGCACCACCGACGACGCCGGCGACCAGGCCGAGGACGTCGTGGTCGAGTGGCCTTTCAACCCGCCGGGGCGCCCGCGCCGCCTCCAGGGAAGATCCGAGCTCGAGGCATTGACGCGCGCCGGGCGGGCCGCACTGCCGATGCGCATCGAGGACGTCCCGGTCGTGGCGATCCACGACAGCCTCGACCCCGAGGTGGCGATCGTGGAGTACGAGTTGGCCGGGACGCTCAACGCCACGGGCGAGCGCGTGTCCGGCGCGGCGCTGCTGCTGCTCCGCGTCCGCGACGGCCGGGTCGTGCACGTACGCGAGTACCAGGACGTGGTGGCGATGGCCCAGGCGTTCGGTCAGTACGACGAACTGCTGGCCGCGGTGAAGGCAGCAGCCGGCTCGGCCCCCGCCGACCCGGCGGATGCCGCCTGCACCGGGGCCGACGACGGGGACCCGCCGGACACCGGGCCTCGGGCCGTCTTCGCCCGCTACCAGCAGGCGGTGCTGGCGAACTCCGCCGACGCGATGGCCGACCTGTTCGCAGTCGACGGCGTCCAGGACTTCCCGTTCCGGCTGCCGGGCATCCCGGAGCGGCTGGAGGGCCGGGAGGCGGTGCGTTCCTGGCTCTCGCGGACAGCTGGGCAGTCGATCCGGTTCGAGGCGTACCGCGACGTCACTGTCCACGACACGACCGACCCGGAGGTGATCGTCGTCGAGCACGCCATCGACTGCACCCACGTCGGAACCGGACGTCCGCTGCGGATGTCGTACGTCTACGTGCTTCGTGCCCGCGACGGACAGATCACCCTGCTGCGCGACTACGCGAACCTGCTGCCCGCACTCGCCGCCCGCCTGGTCGACGCCTGA
- a CDS encoding LysR substrate-binding domain-containing protein, giving the protein MLELPEVATLHLLVTVAETGSLRQAAGLHGISQPAVSQRLRGLERRLGLRLLERSTVGSTLTPAGAAVVDWARPVLEASRELALGVAALRAEQAGQLRLAASMTVAEYLVPGWLARLHAAEPDLDVALRVGNSEQVAAMVRDRRADLGFVEGTSVPTGLRSRTVGADELLVVVAPGHRWSRRAAGVRPDELAAARLVLREEGSGTRDVFVRRLAAAGHRVHAGLELGSTTAIKAAVMAGEGPGVLSALAVGAELADGRLVAVTVRDLRFERRFRAVWLPGRDPSGPAARLLATATRSPGRRPRRAPTRRGA; this is encoded by the coding sequence GTGCTCGAACTCCCCGAGGTCGCGACGCTGCACCTGCTGGTCACGGTGGCGGAGACCGGCAGCCTGCGGCAGGCGGCCGGGTTGCACGGCATCAGCCAGCCCGCGGTGAGTCAGCGTCTGCGTGGACTCGAACGCCGGCTGGGACTGCGGTTGCTGGAGCGCTCCACGGTCGGCTCGACGCTCACCCCGGCGGGTGCGGCGGTCGTCGACTGGGCCCGGCCGGTCCTCGAGGCGTCCCGCGAACTCGCTCTCGGTGTGGCCGCCCTGCGGGCGGAGCAGGCCGGTCAGCTGCGGTTGGCCGCGTCGATGACCGTCGCGGAGTACCTCGTACCCGGCTGGCTGGCCCGGCTGCACGCCGCCGAGCCGGACCTGGACGTCGCGCTGCGGGTCGGCAACTCCGAGCAGGTCGCAGCCATGGTTCGCGACCGGCGCGCCGACCTCGGGTTCGTCGAGGGAACGTCGGTGCCGACCGGCCTGCGGTCACGCACGGTCGGCGCGGACGAACTGCTGGTCGTGGTGGCCCCTGGTCATCGGTGGTCCCGGCGTGCTGCCGGGGTGCGCCCGGACGAGCTGGCTGCGGCCCGGCTGGTGCTGCGGGAGGAAGGGTCGGGTACGCGGGACGTGTTCGTCCGCCGGCTCGCCGCGGCCGGGCACCGCGTTCACGCCGGTCTGGAGCTCGGCTCCACCACCGCGATCAAGGCGGCGGTGATGGCCGGGGAGGGGCCGGGCGTGCTCAGCGCGCTCGCTGTGGGGGCGGAACTCGCGGACGGACGCCTGGTCGCGGTGACCGTACGCGACCTGCGGTTCGAGCGGCGGTTCCGCGCGGTGTGGTTGCCCGGCCGCGACCCGAGCGGGCCGGCCGCGCGGCTCCTGGCCACCGCGACGAGATCGCCGGGCCGGCGGCCCCGGAGGGCGCCGACCCGGCGAGGGGCGTGA
- a CDS encoding cation diffusion facilitator family transporter, protein MASGHGHGHGHGHAAARGTATGGHRRRLMLVLLFTASVLVVQVVGAIASGSLALLADAGHMAADSAGIVLSLVAVTLAQRAPTRRRTFGWQRAEILAAAANAVILFGLALYILYEAVHRLSEPPEVRSGLMLVVALVGLAANTASLLLLHRAQSDSLNLRGAYLEVLGDLLGSVAVVVAALVIALTGWQRADAVASGLVALMILPRAWGLLREAIEVLLEAVPKGVDIEAVRHHIAHVPGVVDVHDLHAWTITSGLPVLSAHVVVDEATMAGGHTGRVLDELCTCLAGHFDVEHSTFQIESATHREHESPVHD, encoded by the coding sequence ATGGCCAGCGGACACGGTCACGGACATGGACACGGTCACGCGGCGGCGCGGGGAACCGCAACGGGCGGGCACCGGCGCCGGCTGATGCTCGTCCTCCTGTTCACCGCGTCCGTACTGGTGGTGCAGGTCGTCGGCGCGATCGCGTCCGGCTCGCTGGCGCTGCTCGCCGACGCCGGCCACATGGCGGCCGATTCCGCCGGCATCGTCCTCTCCCTGGTGGCGGTGACGCTCGCCCAGCGCGCACCGACCAGACGGCGTACGTTCGGCTGGCAGCGCGCGGAGATTCTGGCCGCCGCGGCCAACGCGGTGATCCTCTTCGGGCTCGCGCTCTACATCCTGTACGAGGCGGTGCATCGCCTGTCCGAGCCGCCCGAGGTCAGGTCGGGCCTGATGCTGGTGGTCGCGCTCGTCGGCCTGGCCGCCAACACCGCGTCCCTGCTGCTGCTCCACCGGGCGCAGTCGGACTCCCTCAACCTCCGCGGCGCCTACCTGGAGGTCCTCGGCGACCTGCTCGGGTCGGTCGCGGTGGTGGTCGCGGCACTCGTCATCGCGCTCACCGGCTGGCAGCGCGCGGACGCGGTGGCGTCCGGGCTGGTCGCCCTGATGATCCTGCCCCGCGCGTGGGGGCTGTTGCGGGAGGCGATCGAGGTACTGCTGGAGGCCGTGCCCAAGGGTGTGGACATCGAGGCCGTACGCCACCACATCGCGCACGTGCCCGGCGTGGTCGACGTCCACGACCTGCACGCCTGGACGATCACCTCCGGCCTGCCCGTCCTGTCCGCGCACGTGGTCGTGGACGAGGCGACGATGGCCGGCGGCCACACCGGGCGGGTGCTGGACGAGCTGTGCACCTGCCTGGCCGGGCACTTCGACGTGGAGCACTCGACGTTCCAGATCGAGTCGGCCACCCACCGCGAGCACGAGAGCCCGGTGCACGACTAA
- a CDS encoding carbohydrate ABC transporter permease, whose amino-acid sequence MATTTTPAVRTTGTPVPIGHRRGPMAAVATIARWVALLITTVVFLVPFYLIVRNALSSDTDITAPGWTVFPTTLHWENIAELFNDNEVPMARALWNSAVVGVVGTGGQLLLAAMAGYGLARIPHRASNKIFYLIVATLMIPAAVTFIPSFVLVSSLGWVSSLRGLIIPGLFSGFAAFLFRQYFINFPKELEEAARVDGLGYWRTFWLIVVPNSLPFFAAIAAITFIANWNAFLWPLVIGQDSSSWTVQVALSTFITAQTINIHELFVAAAVSILPLVLIFVFLQRYLVQGVTETGIKG is encoded by the coding sequence ATGGCGACCACGACCACACCCGCCGTACGCACCACCGGCACGCCAGTCCCGATCGGGCACCGGCGCGGGCCGATGGCCGCGGTGGCCACGATCGCTCGCTGGGTGGCGCTGCTGATCACCACCGTGGTGTTCCTGGTGCCGTTCTACCTCATCGTGCGCAACGCGCTGTCCAGCGACACCGACATCACCGCGCCCGGCTGGACGGTGTTCCCCACCACGCTGCACTGGGAGAACATCGCCGAGCTGTTCAACGACAACGAGGTTCCGATGGCGCGGGCGCTGTGGAACTCCGCGGTCGTCGGCGTGGTCGGCACCGGCGGGCAGCTGCTGCTGGCGGCGATGGCCGGCTACGGCCTGGCCCGGATCCCGCACCGCGCGTCGAACAAGATCTTCTACCTGATCGTGGCCACGCTGATGATCCCGGCGGCGGTGACGTTCATCCCGAGCTTCGTGCTGGTCTCCTCGCTCGGCTGGGTGAGCTCGCTGCGCGGCCTGATCATCCCCGGCCTGTTCAGCGGGTTCGCGGCGTTCCTCTTCCGGCAGTACTTCATCAACTTCCCCAAGGAGCTGGAGGAGGCGGCCAGGGTCGACGGCCTTGGCTACTGGCGGACGTTCTGGCTGATCGTCGTACCCAACTCGCTGCCGTTCTTCGCCGCGATCGCCGCCATCACGTTCATCGCCAACTGGAACGCCTTCCTGTGGCCCCTGGTGATCGGGCAGGACTCCTCGTCGTGGACGGTGCAGGTGGCGCTGTCGACGTTCATCACCGCGCAGACCATCAACATCCACGAGCTGTTCGTGGCTGCTGCGGTGTCGATCCTCCCACTGGTGCTGATCTTCGTGTTCCTGCAGCGGTACCTCGTGCAGGGCGTCACCGAGACGGGCATCAAGGGCTGA
- a CDS encoding pirin family protein, which translates to MPAVSVDNILVLPRLPKVDQATATERKVSSVTTAPSGFEGEGFPVRRAFAGVDLSQLDPFIHMDQMGEVEYAPGEPKGTPWHPHRGFETVTYMIDGTLRHQDSNGGGGLISDGDTQWMTAGGGLLHIEAPPEEVVMSGGLFHGFQLWVNLPGRLKMTAPRYQDIHRGDVGLVSSHDGGALLRVIAGEVGGHKGPGITHTPIALLHATVSPGAQVRLPWRADFNALVYVLNGTGTVGANRRPIRSGQLAVFGPGDVVTLDADQHQESRSPALDVLVLGGQPIREPVAAYGPFVMNTRQELVQAFEDFQAGRLGTIPAQPHPGHDVL; encoded by the coding sequence ATGCCCGCGGTCAGCGTCGACAACATCCTCGTGCTGCCTCGCCTGCCCAAGGTCGACCAGGCCACCGCCACCGAACGCAAGGTCTCGTCGGTGACGACCGCCCCGAGCGGTTTCGAGGGCGAGGGTTTCCCGGTCCGCCGGGCGTTCGCCGGTGTCGACCTGAGTCAGCTCGACCCGTTCATCCACATGGACCAGATGGGTGAGGTGGAGTACGCGCCGGGCGAACCCAAGGGAACGCCCTGGCACCCGCACCGCGGTTTCGAGACCGTGACGTACATGATCGACGGCACGCTCCGCCACCAGGACTCCAACGGCGGCGGCGGCCTGATCAGCGACGGCGACACCCAGTGGATGACCGCCGGTGGCGGCCTGCTGCACATCGAGGCCCCGCCGGAGGAGGTCGTGATGAGCGGTGGCCTGTTCCACGGCTTCCAGCTGTGGGTCAACCTGCCGGGGCGGCTGAAGATGACCGCGCCGCGCTACCAGGACATCCACCGCGGCGACGTGGGCCTGGTCAGCTCCCACGACGGCGGCGCGCTGCTGCGCGTCATCGCCGGCGAGGTGGGCGGCCACAAGGGGCCCGGCATCACCCACACGCCGATCGCCCTGCTGCACGCGACCGTCTCCCCCGGCGCGCAGGTCCGGCTCCCGTGGCGGGCCGACTTCAACGCGCTGGTGTACGTCCTGAACGGCACCGGCACCGTCGGCGCCAACCGACGGCCGATCCGCAGCGGCCAGCTCGCGGTGTTCGGTCCCGGCGACGTGGTGACGCTGGACGCCGACCAGCACCAGGAGAGCCGCAGCCCGGCGCTGGACGTACTCGTCCTCGGCGGGCAGCCGATCCGGGAGCCGGTCGCGGCGTACGGCCCGTTCGTCATGAACACCCGTCAGGAGCTCGTGCAGGCGTTCGAGGACTTCCAGGCCGGCCGGCTGGGCACCATTCCCGCCCAGCCGCACCCGGGCCACGACGTGCTCTGA
- a CDS encoding SDR family oxidoreductase yields MTAPVAGTGGAGGIFDLTGRLALVTGANRGLGLAMARALASAGADVIGVSSRLQVSGSEVEQAVTSLGRSFEGHRVDFADRAAVTEFGRSLAERERPVDILVNNAGTIRRSPAVDYADADWDEVLAVDLTAQFALTRELGRPMVRRRAGKVIFTGSVLSFQGGINVAAYTAAKSGLAGLTRALANEWAPYGVNVNAIAPGYFATDNTEALRNDPDRSRAILERIPAGRWGRPDDLAGAAVFLASAASDYVSGAVVPVDGGWLAR; encoded by the coding sequence GTGACCGCCCCGGTCGCCGGTACGGGCGGCGCGGGCGGCATCTTCGACCTGACCGGGCGACTGGCGCTGGTCACCGGCGCCAACCGCGGGCTCGGGCTGGCGATGGCCAGGGCGCTGGCCTCCGCCGGTGCGGACGTGATCGGGGTGAGCTCCCGGCTCCAGGTCAGTGGCAGCGAGGTCGAGCAGGCGGTGACCTCGCTCGGCCGCTCCTTCGAGGGGCACCGGGTCGACTTCGCCGACCGGGCGGCGGTCACGGAGTTCGGGCGGAGCCTCGCCGAACGGGAACGCCCGGTGGACATCCTGGTCAACAACGCCGGAACGATCCGCCGGTCACCCGCCGTCGACTACGCCGACGCCGACTGGGACGAGGTGCTCGCGGTCGACCTGACCGCGCAGTTCGCCCTCACCCGCGAACTCGGCCGGCCCATGGTGCGCCGCCGTGCCGGGAAGGTGATCTTCACCGGTTCGGTGCTGAGCTTCCAGGGCGGGATCAACGTCGCCGCGTACACCGCGGCCAAGAGCGGGCTGGCCGGGCTGACCCGGGCGCTGGCCAACGAGTGGGCGCCGTACGGCGTGAACGTCAACGCGATCGCGCCCGGCTACTTCGCCACCGACAACACCGAGGCGCTGCGCAACGACCCGGATCGCAGCCGCGCCATCCTGGAGCGGATCCCGGCAGGCCGCTGGGGACGCCCCGACGACCTCGCCGGTGCGGCCGTCTTCCTGGCATCGGCCGCCTCGGACTACGTGTCGGGCGCGGTCGTGCCGGTGGACGGCGGCTGGCTCGCTCGCTGA
- a CDS encoding ABC transporter substrate-binding protein: MTPTQPAGAWSRRTFLRRTGVLAALGAFAAACGGNTGRPASGGGGGGGGSNTVLSQWYHQYGEAGTKEAALKYAKAYDKAAVNVQWTPGDYASKLASGLLSDKGPDVFESQLNIAMVQSKQVVPLDDIISDVKDDFNANDITTNTVDGKLYGIRMIDDPQLIYYRKSLLDKAGLKPPTTIDELITAAKALTNKNMKGLYAGNDGGLAMGGPALYSSGGSYLTEDHKPNFTGERALKAYSKLHELYASKSTLLGAPTEWTDPGAFINELAAMQWIGLWAMPAIMKKFGDDVGVMAFPKLDAQGKDAVYSGGWTQFVSAKSKNVEAAKKFVRWLWIDKTDFQEDWCLSYGFHIPPRKSLAAKAKKLQTGPAAEAVKLAADNGFTDNPAWTPKMGSAFGDMLTNIIKKGADPAAEAKKAEKTTQAELDRLFG, encoded by the coding sequence ATGACCCCGACACAGCCGGCCGGCGCTTGGAGCCGACGTACCTTCCTGCGCCGCACAGGTGTGCTGGCAGCCCTCGGCGCGTTCGCCGCGGCCTGCGGCGGCAACACCGGGCGCCCGGCGAGTGGGGGCGGTGGCGGCGGCGGTGGGAGCAACACCGTGTTGTCACAGTGGTACCACCAGTACGGCGAGGCCGGCACGAAGGAAGCCGCCCTGAAGTACGCCAAGGCGTACGACAAGGCCGCTGTCAACGTGCAGTGGACACCCGGTGACTATGCGTCGAAGCTGGCTTCGGGCCTGCTGTCGGACAAGGGCCCGGACGTCTTCGAGAGCCAGCTCAACATCGCCATGGTGCAGAGCAAGCAGGTCGTGCCCCTCGACGACATCATCAGCGACGTCAAGGACGACTTCAACGCCAACGACATCACCACCAACACCGTCGACGGCAAGCTCTACGGCATCCGGATGATCGACGACCCGCAGCTCATCTACTACCGCAAGAGCCTGCTGGACAAGGCCGGACTCAAGCCGCCGACGACGATCGACGAGCTCATCACCGCAGCGAAGGCCCTCACCAACAAGAACATGAAGGGCCTGTACGCCGGAAACGACGGCGGCCTGGCCATGGGCGGCCCCGCGTTGTACTCCTCAGGCGGCAGCTACCTCACCGAGGACCACAAGCCGAACTTCACCGGCGAGCGTGCCCTCAAGGCGTACTCCAAACTGCACGAGCTGTACGCGAGCAAGTCCACATTGCTCGGCGCGCCCACCGAGTGGACCGACCCGGGCGCGTTCATCAACGAGCTCGCGGCCATGCAGTGGATCGGCCTGTGGGCGATGCCCGCGATCATGAAGAAGTTCGGCGACGACGTGGGCGTGATGGCGTTTCCGAAGCTGGACGCGCAGGGCAAGGACGCGGTCTACTCCGGCGGCTGGACGCAGTTCGTCTCGGCCAAGAGCAAGAACGTCGAGGCCGCCAAGAAGTTCGTCCGCTGGCTGTGGATCGACAAGACGGACTTCCAGGAGGACTGGTGCCTGAGCTACGGCTTCCACATCCCGCCGCGAAAGAGCCTTGCGGCGAAGGCGAAGAAGCTGCAGACGGGCCCGGCCGCGGAGGCGGTGAAGCTCGCCGCCGACAACGGCTTCACCGACAACCCCGCCTGGACACCGAAGATGGGCTCGGCGTTCGGCGACATGCTGACCAACATCATCAAGAAGGGCGCCGACCCCGCCGCGGAGGCGAAGAAGGCGGAGAAGACCACCCAGGCAGAGCTCGACCGGCTGTTCGGCTGA
- a CDS encoding YeiH family protein, with amino-acid sequence MATDVRNPSAPASHAPAGTENSPAPPAKAPKVPAGRSVPATPTILAILAILATALAATVLGGHVPVVGAPVVALALGVLLAGTCPPVARLRPRLALPGRWCLQAAVVVLGTSLSLRQIADTGLASLPVLAGTLGVALVATPLLGRALGVNGGLRTLVGAGTAICGASAIAATAGVVAVTEAEIAYAVATIFAFNIAAVVVFPLLGHLLDLSPAGFGLWAGSAVNDTSSVVAVGYAFGAAAGTHAVVVKLTRTLAIVPLTLGLAFAQARASRAARFAAGGSPSEDGTATPPGPRAVPRLRKVVPGFVVLFVVAALANSLGLVPAAVHRPLGQVAAFLVTAALAAVGLSTRLGELRTTGPRPLLLGALLWVCVAGTGLVLQAATNQW; translated from the coding sequence GTGGCCACGGACGTGCGGAACCCCTCGGCACCGGCGTCCCACGCACCCGCCGGGACGGAGAACTCGCCGGCACCACCGGCGAAGGCACCGAAGGTGCCCGCCGGAAGGTCTGTGCCGGCGACCCCGACGATCCTGGCCATCCTGGCCATCCTGGCGACGGCTCTTGCGGCCACCGTGCTCGGTGGACACGTCCCGGTGGTCGGCGCGCCGGTGGTCGCGCTGGCACTCGGCGTACTTCTTGCCGGTACCTGCCCTCCGGTGGCCCGGCTGCGCCCGCGGCTGGCGCTCCCCGGACGGTGGTGTCTGCAGGCCGCGGTGGTCGTGCTCGGCACGAGCCTGTCCCTGCGGCAGATCGCCGACACCGGCCTGGCATCGCTGCCGGTGCTGGCGGGAACCCTCGGCGTCGCACTCGTGGCGACCCCCCTGCTTGGTCGGGCCCTCGGTGTCAACGGCGGCTTGCGCACGCTCGTCGGTGCCGGCACCGCGATCTGCGGCGCGTCGGCGATCGCCGCCACGGCGGGGGTCGTCGCGGTCACCGAGGCCGAGATCGCGTACGCCGTCGCCACGATCTTCGCGTTCAACATCGCCGCGGTGGTGGTCTTCCCCCTCCTCGGCCATCTGCTCGACCTGTCCCCGGCGGGCTTCGGCCTGTGGGCCGGCAGCGCGGTCAACGACACTTCCTCGGTCGTGGCGGTGGGGTACGCCTTCGGCGCGGCCGCCGGAACCCACGCCGTCGTGGTGAAACTGACCCGCACGCTCGCGATCGTCCCGCTCACGCTCGGCCTCGCGTTCGCTCAGGCCCGGGCCTCCCGGGCCGCCCGGTTCGCGGCAGGGGGTTCCCCGTCGGAGGACGGGACGGCCACCCCTCCTGGCCCGCGAGCCGTTCCCCGCCTGCGGAAGGTGGTGCCAGGCTTCGTCGTGCTGTTCGTCGTCGCCGCCCTGGCGAACAGCCTTGGGCTGGTGCCCGCCGCCGTCCACCGGCCGCTCGGCCAGGTCGCGGCGTTCCTCGTGACGGCGGCCCTCGCGGCCGTCGGCCTGAGCACCCGGTTGGGTGAGCTGCGTACGACCGGCCCCCGGCCGCTGCTCCTCGGTGCACTGCTGTGGGTGTGCGTCGCCGGCACGGGCCTGGTCCTGCAGGCCGCGACCAACCAGTGGTGA